The Raphanus sativus cultivar WK10039 chromosome 2, ASM80110v3, whole genome shotgun sequence genome includes a region encoding these proteins:
- the LOC130508448 gene encoding uncharacterized protein LOC130508448, with protein MKSHDCHVFMQRLLPFAFAELLPTNVHEALAGIGAFFRDPSTRTLKVEVVEQLQENIPILLCNLEKIFPPGFFDVMEHLAVHLPYEALLRGPVHYGWMYQYERAMKYLKGKANNLAKVEGSIIAGSLTEETSHFTSYYFASKVRTRKRAPRRYDDGGVAPTYAVAGVPDIFSQIGRLGGKSKEVWWSSEEDAHSAHTYILLNCEDPLIRYFESLFVSQVEETFPVISTTDVDKRKDQHFIKWLKSQVDFDDDADYPKWLHEVIQSPHVKVQQIRAFHLSFTSRSS; from the exons atgaagagtcatgactgtcatgtctttatgcaacgactacttccctttgcttttgcggagctacttcctacaaacgtacatgaagcacttgcag gcattggagcatttttcagggatccgagcacccgcacccttaaagtagaagtcgtggaacagcttcaagagaacattcccatcttattgtgcaacttggagaagatatttcctcctgggttttttgacgtaatggagcatctagctgtccacctcccatatgaggcattgcttcgtggacctgtacattacggatggatgtatcagtatgagcgagccatgaaatatttgaagggaaaagcaaataaccttgcaaaggttgaaggttctataattgctggaagtttgacggaagaaacttctcacttcacatcgtactactttgcgtcaaaagtacgtactcggaaaagagctccaaggagatatgatgatggtggtgtcgcgccaacatacgcagttgctggtgttccagacatctttagccagattgggcgactgggtgggaaatcaaaagaggtttggtggtcgagtgaagaagacgctcatagtgcacacacctatattctactcaattgtgaggatccattgattcgttattttgaaag cctatttgtttcacaagtcgaagaaacattccctgttatatccacaactgacgtagacaaaaggaaagatcaacactttataaagtggttgaagagtcag gttgattttgacgacgatgcagattatcctaagtggttacatgaagtaattcaatctccacatgtaaag gtacaacaaattcgagcctttcatcttagcttcacaagcagatcaagttag
- the LOC108825221 gene encoding RING-H2 finger protein ATL8-like codes for MARLLFRLLQETNSPSSPALYSDLVLVIAALLCALICVLGLLAVSRCVWLRRLANRSAASSDQPPANKGLKKKVLKSLPKLTYSPESPPAEKLAECAICLTEYAAGDELRVLLPQCGHGFHVSCIDTWLGSHSSCPSCRQILVVVARCQKCGGLPGSSSSGPEPDTQIKQDDPNSNNNDNLLA; via the exons ATGGCGCGTCTTCTCTTTCGTCTTCTCCAAGAAACCAATTCTCCGTCGTCACCGGCCTTATATTCCGATCTCGTACTCGTCATAGCTGCTCTTCTCTGTGCACTGATCTGCGTTCTCGGCTTACTCGCCGTCTCTCGTTGCGTCTGGCTCCGTCGTCTCGCCAACAGATCCGCCGCGAGTTCCGATCAACCGCCGGCTAACAAAGGGCTGAAGAAGAAAGTCCTAAAGTCTCTGCCGAA a CTCACCTACTCGCCGGAATCTCCACCGGCTGAGAAACTCGCCGAGTGTGCCATCTGTCTCACGGAATACGCCGCCGGCGACGAGCTCAGGGTGTTGTTGCCACAGTGCGGTCACGGCTTCCACGTGTCATGTATTGACACGTGGCTAGGGTCTCATTCTTCTTGTCCTTCCTGCCGTCAGATCTTGGTGGTGGTTGCCAGGTGTCAAAAATGCGGCGGGTTACCCGGTAGCTCAAGCTCAGGACCGGAGCCTGATACCCAAATCAAGCAAGATGATcctaatagtaataataatgataatttattagCTTAA
- the LOC130504231 gene encoding uncharacterized protein LOC130504231, whose product MAPPEIPAAVHSDLMVPPTVPFSQYTVEDILGMPGRAGLPIIDPDRPDETLWFGVDNCLATDVTETIKGYFSMAHPNWKLTPIYIRKTWFKIYAQKYHWSIGVSERVRKAFYEKAQVRLSDTVCNWKGAWIVKRYTRGKPAELTTDVWDGLIRYWKDPNSIRIANICATARNTVDEHGNGPMQHSTGQKPHAGVRLQMMRLIINDLVKDC is encoded by the exons atggctcctcctgagatccccgccgctgttcattccgatctcatggtgccacctactgttcccttctcgcagtacactgtcgaggatattctcggtatgccaggcagagctggtttaccaatcatagaccccgacagacCCGACGAGACTTTGTG gtttggggttgacaattgccttgcgacagatgtaaccgagacgattaaaggttacttctccatggcgcatccaaactggaaattgacgccgatctacatccgaaagacgtggttcaagatttacgct caaaagtatcattggtccatcggggtcagtgagagagtgaggaaggcgttttacgagaaggcgcaagttcgcttgtcggacacggtttgcaactggaagggtgcctggatcgtcaagaggtacacccgtggcaaacccgctgagcttaccacggatgtttgggacggcctcatccgttactggaaggatcccaactccattaggatcgcaaacatttgtgctaccgcccgtaacacggtagacgagcacggtaacggcccgatgcaacactctacgggccaaaaaccccatgccggtgtccgtttgCAAATG ATGCGTCTTATTATCAATGATCTTGTTAAAGATTGCTAG